In Rhineura floridana isolate rRhiFlo1 chromosome 6, rRhiFlo1.hap2, whole genome shotgun sequence, one genomic interval encodes:
- the LOC133386947 gene encoding bactericidal permeability-increasing protein-like, producing MSKGNLFLASLLVFLYYLVLSTGTRPGFVGRITSKGLDYGRQEGVAALRRKLAGLTLPEFSGSVRVKVLGNVKYKFDSLNIPSFHLPDSAIAPVPGVGLKVSISNAFAQLTGKWQVKKWFFKDRGSFDLKTEGISISVGLKLGSDSAGRPTATTAGCTAHISTVKVHFSGGLSWLYNLFRRKIESALRRTMEGQVCKTVTSSISSKLQPFLQTLPVTAKLDKVAGIDYSLVGPPVATQDSLDLDLKGEFFSLAHRSAAPFQPPALAFPVDHDRMLYFGISSYFFNTAGLVYHSAGALTFSITDDMVPKESKIRLCTKFFGAFLPQLEKLYPNMLMKLQVSPPSALSLTIAPGVLSLSPTVDIQAFAILPNSSLAPLFVLNVSTTISANVTVDSTKIFGSLKLGRLQLSLKHSDVGPFSVQLKEDLLNYYAASILIPQINARLAEGCPFPLPNQVKLSKVILKTQQDFLLIGADVRYG from the exons ATGTCCAAGGGCAACTTGTTCCTGGCTTCTCTGCTGGTTTTTCTTTACTACTTGGTGCTCTCCACAGGCACAAGACCTGGGTTTGTGGGCAGAATCACCAGCAAAGGCCTGGATTATG GTCGCCAGGAGGGCGTTGCAGCCTTGCGACGGAAGCTGGCCGGCCTGACTCTGCCCGAGTTCTCTGGGTCCGTCAGAGTTAAAGTCCTTGGAAATGTGAAATATAAATTCGACAG CTTGAATATTCCCAGTTTCCACTTGCCAGACTCAGCAATCGCCCCAGTCCCTGGCGTGGGCCTCAAGGTCTCCATCAGTAATGCCTTTGCTCAATTGACGGGCAAGTGGCAGGTGAAGAAGTGGTTTTT CAAGGACCGTGGCTCATTTGACCTGAAGACTGAGGGCATCTCCATCTCTGTGGGCTTGAAGCTGGGTAGCGATTCTGCTGGGAGACCAACGGCCACCACAGCTGGTTGCACTGCTCACATCTCTACGGTCAAAGTGCACTTTTCGGGCGGGTTGAG CTGGCTGTACAATCTCTTCCGCAGAAAAATTGAGTCAGCCCTCAGAAGGACCATGGAAGGCCAG gTCTGTAAGACGGTGACCAGCTCAATTAGCTCCAAGCTGCAGCCTTTTCTGCAGACTCTGCCAG TCACAGCAAAACTTGACAAGGTGGCCGGGATCGATTATTCCCTGGTTGGGCCTCCTGTTGCTACCCAGGATTCCTTGGACCTGGACCTGAAG GGTGAATTCTTTTCCCTCGCCCATCGCTCTGCTGCTCCTTTCCAACCACCTGCACTGGCTTTCCCTGTCGATCATGACCGCATGCTTTATTTTGGGATCTCCAGTTACTTCTTCAACACGGCGGGCCTCGTGTACCACAGCGCAGGAGCCCTGACCTTTTCCATCACCGACGACATG GTTCCAAAGGAGTCTAAAATCCGGCTGTGCACCAAGTTCTTTGGGGCCTTTCTTCCACAG CTGGAAAAGCTGTACCCCAACATGCTCATGAAGCTCCAGGTTTCGCCTCCTTCTGCCCTGTCTCTGACTATTGCGCCTGGAGTCCTGTCGCTGAGTCCAACGGTCGATATCCAAGCTTTTGCCATCCTGCCTAACTCTTCTCTGGCTCCCCTCTTTGTACTTAACGTG TCAACCACCATTTCAGCCAATGTTACTGTTGACTCTACCAAGATTTTTGGGTCCCTGAAGCTTGGCAG GCTGCAGCTGTCCTTGAAGCACTCGGATGTCGGGCCCTTCTCC GTACAATTAAAGGAAGACCTCCTGAACTACTACGCTGCAAGCATCCTGATCCCTCAAATTAATG CCCGACTGGCTGAGGGATGCCCTTTTCCTCTCCCAAATCAGGTGAAGCTCTCCAAAGTCATCCTCAAGACTCAACAG GACTTCCTGCTCATTGGAGCAGATGTTCGCTATGGTTAG